From the Candidatus Bathyarchaeota archaeon genome, one window contains:
- a CDS encoding glutamine synthetase family protein: MKNFKDAVWKKNVTQVVQQIQEQEIKFVRLQFTDINGVIKNLAVSSKNVEAMFENGQPFDGSSITGYRPIEESDMVLFPDPTTFAVLPWRPKEKSSCRLICDVYTPDDKRFDGDPRYVLERTLDKAAKAGYSFICAPELEFFVVKECEDGGLPTPIDMAGYFDFHAGDLTDDLRREIADTAAAFDIEIEISHHEVAFGQNEIDFKYGEALTTADRAITMKMLTKVVAAKNGFIATHMPKPFAGINGSGMHTHQSLWNKDCTENLFYADDAKRDYLSDIARNYVGGQLAHGRKMCAVLNSWPNSFKRLVPGYEAPVYLAWAHKNRSPLIRVPNFGGRKNAARCEIRCPDGSGNPYLQFAVLLAAGLDGIKNKIDPGEPVELNVYKMSYEERKEKGIVSLPESLKEALDEMETSELMRETLGETTFENYLTEKRKEWDLYRTQVTEWEVERYITKL, translated from the coding sequence ATGAAAAACTTCAAAGATGCAGTTTGGAAAAAGAACGTGACCCAAGTAGTCCAGCAAATCCAAGAACAAGAAATCAAATTCGTCAGGCTCCAATTCACCGACATAAACGGCGTCATCAAAAACTTGGCAGTATCCTCGAAAAACGTTGAAGCAATGTTTGAAAACGGTCAACCTTTCGACGGCTCCTCCATTACTGGTTACAGACCAATCGAAGAGTCCGACATGGTTTTGTTCCCTGACCCCACAACCTTTGCTGTGCTGCCTTGGAGACCTAAAGAGAAATCCTCTTGCAGGCTAATTTGTGACGTGTACACTCCTGACGACAAACGTTTTGATGGTGACCCACGTTACGTGCTTGAAAGAACCCTTGACAAAGCCGCTAAAGCAGGCTACTCGTTCATATGTGCCCCCGAACTTGAATTCTTCGTTGTAAAAGAATGCGAAGACGGTGGCTTGCCTACTCCAATTGACATGGCAGGTTACTTTGACTTCCACGCTGGCGACCTAACTGACGATCTGCGCAGAGAAATTGCTGACACTGCAGCTGCTTTTGACATAGAAATCGAGATTTCTCACCACGAAGTCGCTTTTGGACAAAACGAAATCGACTTCAAATACGGCGAAGCCCTAACAACTGCTGACCGCGCCATAACCATGAAGATGCTCACCAAAGTAGTTGCAGCCAAAAACGGTTTCATCGCAACCCACATGCCCAAACCCTTCGCAGGCATAAACGGCAGCGGCATGCACACTCACCAGAGCCTTTGGAACAAAGACTGCACAGAAAACCTCTTCTACGCAGACGACGCCAAGAGGGACTACCTCTCAGACATCGCCCGCAACTACGTCGGCGGACAACTAGCACACGGACGCAAAATGTGCGCAGTCCTCAACTCATGGCCAAACAGCTTCAAACGACTAGTCCCCGGCTACGAAGCACCCGTCTACCTCGCATGGGCACACAAAAACCGCAGCCCACTCATTCGCGTACCCAACTTTGGCGGACGCAAAAACGCAGCCAGATGCGAAATCCGATGCCCAGACGGCTCAGGCAACCCCTACCTACAATTCGCAGTACTGCTCGCAGCAGGTCTTGACGGCATAAAAAACAAGATTGACCCCGGAGAACCAGTAGAGCTAAACGTTTACAAGATGAGCTACGAAGAACGCAAAGAAAAAGGCATCGTCTCATTGCCCGAATCACTAAAAGAAGCACTCGACGAAATGGAAACCAGCGAACTCATGCGCGAAACCCTAGGCGAAACAACCTTCGAAAACTACCTCACCGAAAAACGCAAAGAATGGGACCTCTACCGCACACAAGTCACCGAATGGGAAGTCGAACGCTACATCACCAAACTCTAA
- a CDS encoding MiaB/RimO family radical SAM methylthiotransferase, giving the protein MSSESDLSKVTSVYVVGNGCPESLLDGAQLENYLSENGYVVKTNMYDADLILFRACGLTNKNQAHSINIIKEIQSNLRADQKLMVWGCLPRIDPEGLAKEYKGLVSAEAELPNLKELLNLSDSPHKLSSNQLGKSWLVTEKNGSEHVRYQGSKASKVLKTSALRWDKYVSSHFNLVRRKDSTVFYIKILTGCSNACTFCAVRLSRGLSKSKPLPEVVAEFKLGLQKGYKNFSLMGTNPGAYGIDLGYTIVDLLKALTAIEGDYNIFLRNFNPSHLKKQLDGFIEVLASKKIKYVELPAESGNNRILKLMNRGYTIEEYKHLVKSVREAYPALIIRTQLLVGFPTETESEFQDTLKLLDDAVFDYVEVYEFSERPGTIAATLEPKVPDEVKTQRFLQLSRKAILNRTSRKIKNILLQRM; this is encoded by the coding sequence ATGAGCTCAGAATCAGATCTGTCAAAGGTTACTTCTGTGTATGTTGTAGGTAACGGTTGCCCAGAGAGCCTTTTGGATGGTGCCCAGCTTGAGAATTACTTGAGTGAAAACGGGTATGTAGTTAAGACAAACATGTACGATGCAGACCTCATTCTTTTCAGAGCATGTGGCTTAACAAATAAGAACCAAGCACATTCAATAAACATAATTAAAGAAATACAAAGTAATCTTAGAGCTGACCAGAAATTAATGGTTTGGGGTTGTCTCCCAAGGATTGACCCTGAAGGGCTAGCTAAGGAGTATAAGGGTCTGGTTTCTGCAGAGGCAGAGCTTCCTAACCTCAAGGAATTACTGAATTTATCCGATTCACCTCATAAATTGTCTTCAAATCAGCTGGGTAAATCTTGGTTAGTAACAGAGAAAAACGGCTCTGAACATGTACGATATCAAGGTTCAAAAGCCAGCAAGGTTCTAAAAACTTCTGCTTTGCGCTGGGATAAATACGTAAGTTCCCATTTTAACCTTGTTAGACGTAAAGACTCCACTGTTTTCTACATCAAAATATTAACAGGTTGTTCTAATGCATGCACGTTTTGTGCTGTTAGGCTATCTCGTGGCTTATCAAAAAGTAAACCCCTGCCTGAAGTTGTTGCCGAGTTTAAATTGGGGTTGCAAAAAGGCTACAAGAACTTTAGCTTAATGGGAACAAATCCGGGTGCCTATGGCATCGATTTAGGATACACTATTGTTGACCTTCTCAAGGCTCTAACGGCTATAGAAGGCGACTATAACATTTTCCTGCGTAACTTCAATCCCTCCCACCTAAAGAAACAGCTTGATGGCTTCATTGAGGTCTTGGCTTCGAAAAAAATCAAGTATGTGGAACTTCCAGCTGAATCTGGAAATAACCGAATCTTGAAGTTGATGAACCGTGGCTACACAATTGAAGAGTACAAGCATCTGGTAAAGTCTGTTCGTGAGGCTTATCCTGCCTTGATTATTCGAACACAACTGCTGGTAGGTTTTCCCACAGAAACAGAGTCAGAATTCCAAGACACACTAAAGCTACTTGACGACGCCGTTTTTGACTACGTTGAAGTATACGAATTCTCTGAACGCCCAGGAACCATCGCAGCCACACTAGAACCCAAAGTTCCCGACGAAGTAAAAACACAACGTTTCCTACAGTTATCCCGAAAAGCAATTCTCAACCGTACCTCAAGAAAAATCAAAAACATCCTACTGCAAAGAATGTAA
- the mtnA gene encoding S-methyl-5-thioribose-1-phosphate isomerase, whose amino-acid sequence MRMIKHQNGTVYILDQTKLPLEEVTLEIKTVRDMCEAIKVLRIRGAPLLGAAAAFGLALAAHNSTAKSKQELIDALEDAAVKIKQTRPTAVNLFWAADRVLNKAKSAQTTQVSEVKELVLSEAQKIADEDANQNHRISSHGAQVIKDGDTILTHCNAGELATVEYGTALGVVRAAFEQGKKISVIADETRPLLQGARLTTYELMRDGIPVTLITDNMAAHVMSQGLVKVVVVGADRIVQDAVFNKIGTYGVAVLAKEHNIPFYVAAPKSTFDLKHKAADITIEQRNPAEVTHFGEKQTAPNNVKVFNPAFDATPLKYVTGIIHEDGIYRKEDYAKFGPNFL is encoded by the coding sequence ATGAGGATGATTAAGCATCAGAACGGAACCGTCTACATTTTGGATCAAACCAAGCTTCCCCTTGAAGAAGTCACTTTGGAAATCAAGACGGTCAGGGACATGTGTGAAGCCATAAAGGTTCTGCGCATACGAGGAGCGCCCCTGCTTGGAGCCGCCGCAGCATTTGGTTTAGCTCTAGCCGCACACAACTCCACGGCAAAAAGCAAGCAAGAACTCATAGACGCTCTAGAAGACGCCGCTGTAAAGATAAAGCAGACAAGACCTACTGCAGTGAACCTGTTTTGGGCAGCCGACCGCGTCTTGAACAAAGCAAAATCTGCCCAGACCACGCAGGTATCTGAGGTAAAAGAGTTGGTGCTATCGGAGGCGCAGAAAATCGCAGATGAAGACGCGAACCAGAATCACCGAATCAGCAGCCACGGCGCACAGGTCATCAAAGACGGCGACACCATCTTGACCCATTGTAACGCAGGGGAGTTAGCCACGGTCGAGTACGGTACGGCGTTGGGTGTTGTTAGGGCTGCGTTTGAGCAAGGCAAAAAAATCAGCGTAATAGCCGACGAAACCCGCCCGCTGCTTCAAGGCGCAAGACTCACAACCTACGAGCTAATGCGAGATGGCATACCCGTCACGTTAATCACCGACAACATGGCAGCCCACGTAATGAGCCAAGGACTCGTCAAAGTTGTAGTGGTGGGGGCAGACCGCATCGTCCAAGACGCCGTCTTCAACAAAATCGGAACCTACGGCGTAGCAGTCCTCGCCAAAGAACACAACATCCCCTTCTACGTCGCAGCCCCAAAATCCACCTTCGACCTCAAACACAAAGCCGCAGACATCACCATAGAACAAAGAAACCCCGCTGAAGTTACTCACTTTGGAGAAAAACAAACCGCCCCAAACAACGTTAAAGTATTCAACCCCGCCTTCGACGCCACGCCCCTCAAATACGTCACAGGCATCATCCACGAAGACGGCATCTACCGCAAAGAAGACTACGCCAAGTTTGGACCAAACTTTCTCTAA
- the endA gene encoding tRNA-intron lyase, producing the protein MSDKEGSQAVGVEIKVKGSLVERGVQVSEQSSVDALSQRGYGVAEEEGFRLTFYEALFLADKQMLSVKNGKGAPVTFQDLLKAYEKTDENAWGHYLVYRDLRSRGYVVREGFGEAIEFRIYDRGAYGKDTATSLVISTQEGKPMPMEHLATALSRCQSLKKELVVAVTNRRGEIVYYSVSSLTFK; encoded by the coding sequence ATGAGTGATAAGGAAGGTTCTCAGGCAGTAGGCGTTGAGATTAAGGTTAAGGGTTCGCTTGTGGAGAGGGGCGTTCAAGTCAGCGAACAAAGTAGCGTGGATGCTCTTTCTCAGAGGGGTTATGGCGTGGCAGAGGAGGAAGGGTTTAGGTTGACATTTTATGAGGCACTGTTCTTGGCGGATAAACAGATGCTTAGCGTCAAAAACGGGAAAGGCGCACCCGTAACTTTCCAAGATCTGCTCAAAGCGTATGAGAAAACCGACGAGAACGCGTGGGGACATTACCTGGTTTACCGTGACCTAAGAAGCCGAGGCTACGTTGTACGCGAAGGCTTTGGCGAAGCCATAGAATTTCGCATCTACGACCGCGGAGCCTACGGCAAAGACACCGCCACCTCACTAGTAATTAGCACCCAAGAAGGCAAACCCATGCCAATGGAACACTTAGCCACTGCGCTCTCCCGATGCCAAAGCCTCAAAAAAGAACTAGTCGTAGCCGTCACAAACCGCCGAGGCGAAATAGTCTACTACTCCGTATCATCACTAACCTTCAAGTAA
- a CDS encoding RsmB/NOP family class I SAM-dependent RNA methyltransferase codes for MSGKDFFVKRYRELGWDFKPVEAKQAIRINQCNAKGKNLPQRMHSLGLSLEPISFLDSGYWVGKSKVSAGATAEYLMGLYSIQEAAAQIPASLFSDLKGKTVLDACAAPGGKTVQLADLMQNRGVVMALDVNKRRLTALANHLERCHVSCAVVRALDARQVDALNLQFDRILLDVPCSGNFASDKLWFKRRTLNDIEHNAAVQREILSAAVKCLSAKGELVYSTCSLEPEEDELNMDWAVKNLPLQIVPVDCHGENGLTTVFGKKLHTSVANCKRIWPDQTQGFFACKLKRRTAQP; via the coding sequence ATGTCGGGCAAGGACTTTTTTGTCAAACGCTATCGGGAACTGGGTTGGGACTTCAAACCCGTTGAGGCTAAGCAGGCAATTAGGATAAACCAGTGTAACGCTAAAGGCAAGAATCTGCCACAGAGAATGCACAGTTTAGGTTTATCGTTAGAGCCGATTTCTTTTTTGGATTCTGGTTACTGGGTAGGTAAATCCAAAGTTTCCGCAGGCGCCACTGCCGAGTACCTGATGGGGCTGTATTCAATTCAGGAAGCTGCTGCCCAAATCCCCGCTTCCTTGTTTTCTGATTTGAAGGGCAAGACCGTGTTGGATGCATGCGCTGCGCCTGGAGGCAAGACCGTGCAGCTTGCGGATTTGATGCAAAACCGTGGCGTTGTGATGGCTTTGGACGTGAATAAACGGCGGTTGACTGCTTTGGCGAATCATCTGGAACGCTGCCACGTTAGCTGCGCAGTAGTTCGTGCGTTAGATGCACGGCAAGTCGACGCATTAAATCTGCAGTTTGACAGGATTTTGCTTGATGTGCCCTGTTCGGGGAATTTTGCTTCAGATAAACTGTGGTTTAAACGGCGAACCCTAAACGACATAGAACACAACGCAGCTGTGCAACGCGAAATCCTCTCGGCGGCGGTGAAATGCCTGTCTGCAAAGGGCGAACTTGTGTATTCAACGTGTTCGCTAGAGCCTGAAGAAGACGAGTTGAACATGGATTGGGCAGTAAAGAATTTGCCGCTGCAGATTGTGCCTGTGGATTGCCATGGCGAAAACGGCTTAACAACGGTTTTTGGCAAAAAACTGCATACGTCGGTAGCGAACTGCAAACGCATCTGGCCAGACCAAACACAGGGCTTCTTTGCTTGCAAACTAAAACGAAGGACGGCGCAGCCATGA
- a CDS encoding right-handed parallel beta-helix repeat-containing protein yields MGNRLVVVVLVCFLFASALVVVGGVEAEPRTLIVPDEYATIQYALNSAADGDVVFVRSGTYHEDLVIQKQLTIIGENKQSTIVTGEGNSACAITHDNVTVTGFTFKRPSTMRWYYGIHLLNVKHCNIYENNVESTFYGIWLFESSLNNIYENVLNGNWNAIYLANSHDNNISANNATASHDIGITASGSNNNSITGNYAASNGWAGITLDGNEPNKNNLIAENTVTGNGDIGIGISSSGSSFNRIIGNNITATGSEDGGDVGILLAWDNNLVLANRIVANQAGIKIDGAQNNTLRLNLIADNPQGGILIHSPPYRAAYDNLIYENNIINNPVNLTGNVKPHFWDNGTTGNYWSNYNGTDTDDDGIGDTPYTIDTTNTDHYPLTNPANLPNTTQPQQTPTPTPTPTPTPLQTPSTSASPQPTPSPQPTQPQTNPPPTELFIVAGILTATTITILALLLKRKPSP; encoded by the coding sequence ATGGGTAATCGTTTGGTTGTGGTGGTGCTTGTTTGTTTTTTGTTTGCTTCTGCTTTGGTTGTTGTTGGTGGCGTTGAAGCTGAGCCTAGGACCCTTATTGTCCCTGACGAGTATGCAACTATTCAGTATGCTCTTAACTCTGCTGCGGATGGTGATGTGGTTTTTGTTAGAAGCGGAACTTACCATGAAGACTTGGTAATCCAAAAGCAACTCACGATAATTGGCGAAAACAAACAATCCACCATTGTCACGGGAGAAGGCAACAGCGCATGCGCAATAACACACGATAACGTGACCGTAACTGGCTTTACGTTTAAGCGTCCCTCAACAATGCGCTGGTACTACGGTATCCATCTGTTAAACGTTAAACACTGCAACATCTACGAAAACAATGTAGAGAGCACCTTCTATGGCATTTGGCTCTTCGAATCCTCCCTTAACAACATCTACGAAAACGTGTTAAACGGCAACTGGAACGCAATCTACCTAGCCAACTCTCACGACAACAACATCTCTGCAAACAACGCAACGGCAAGCCACGACATAGGAATCACTGCCAGCGGCTCAAACAACAACAGCATAACAGGCAACTACGCTGCCTCAAACGGCTGGGCAGGAATCACACTCGACGGCAATGAACCCAACAAAAACAACCTTATCGCAGAAAACACTGTAACTGGAAACGGAGACATCGGCATTGGCATAAGTTCTTCGGGTTCCTCTTTTAACAGAATCATTGGGAATAACATAACGGCAACTGGCAGTGAAGACGGCGGAGACGTGGGTATTTTGCTCGCTTGGGATAATAACTTGGTTCTTGCTAATCGTATTGTAGCTAATCAGGCGGGCATTAAAATTGACGGCGCCCAAAACAACACTTTACGTTTAAACCTCATAGCGGATAACCCTCAAGGGGGCATCCTAATTCACAGCCCACCCTATCGAGCAGCCTATGACAACCTTATCTACGAAAACAACATCATCAACAACCCCGTCAACCTAACTGGAAACGTCAAACCCCACTTCTGGGACAACGGAACCACAGGCAACTACTGGAGCAACTACAACGGAACCGACACAGACGACGACGGCATAGGCGATACCCCCTATACAATCGACACCACAAACACCGACCACTACCCCCTAACAAACCCCGCAAACCTGCCAAACACCACCCAACCACAACAAACCCCCACGCCCACTCCAACCCCAACCCCTACGCCGCTACAAACCCCAAGCACCTCTGCTTCTCCACAACCTACGCCCTCGCCCCAGCCAACTCAGCCACAAACCAACCCCCCTCCAACTGAACTCTTCATTGTTGCAGGAATCCTCACAGCCACCACAATCACCATACTCGCGTTACTTCTCAAACGCAAACCTTCCCCATAG
- the hisS gene encoding histidine--tRNA ligase has translation MPSFQPVRGMRDLLAQEAKTLNYIIAKARETAQLYSFSEAITPVVESFDLLNAKSGEEIRQRMFIFEDLGGRKVALRPEFTASIARLATNTLKNEPKPLRVFSVGSVYRYDEPQKGRYREFWQANFELMGSSKPEADAEVVLLMNRLMQNVGLQGYALKLGHVGVLRGVLAQEGVEDKTQNAVLQRMDKKEYTQAFALIGSEKCQQTLQGLLELKGETAEQTVQNMHAYLKEYPQALEAVENLSAILELITAGGCEIENVEPAFARGLEYYTGMIFEVYVPQLDIALGGGGRYDKLIEAFGGEPTPAVGMAAGIDRTALAMQSQQTQLNTKQKKRVVVIPIKDAQKKEAFRIAQMLRDADVPAEFEVMGRKMGKALEDADKRNMDYAVLVGERELQEGKVTVKDLKQRTQTQVQIPQLPEELGK, from the coding sequence ATGCCGTCTTTCCAGCCTGTACGCGGAATGCGCGACCTACTCGCTCAGGAAGCCAAAACCCTAAACTACATCATAGCCAAAGCACGGGAAACCGCGCAGCTCTACAGTTTCAGTGAAGCCATAACGCCTGTGGTGGAAAGCTTTGATTTGCTAAACGCCAAGTCAGGCGAAGAAATCCGCCAACGCATGTTCATATTCGAAGATTTGGGCGGCAGAAAAGTCGCATTAAGACCCGAATTCACCGCCTCCATCGCGCGGCTAGCCACTAATACCTTGAAAAATGAGCCTAAGCCTTTGCGGGTTTTTAGCGTGGGCAGCGTTTACCGTTATGATGAGCCTCAGAAGGGGCGGTATAGGGAGTTTTGGCAGGCGAATTTTGAGTTGATGGGTTCAAGCAAGCCTGAAGCGGATGCGGAGGTGGTTTTGCTTATGAACCGCTTGATGCAAAATGTGGGGTTGCAGGGTTACGCTTTGAAACTGGGGCATGTTGGGGTGCTGCGTGGAGTCTTGGCGCAGGAGGGCGTGGAGGATAAGACTCAAAACGCCGTTTTGCAGCGTATGGACAAAAAAGAGTACACCCAAGCTTTCGCGCTTATTGGCTCGGAGAAGTGCCAGCAGACCCTGCAAGGACTCTTAGAGCTCAAAGGCGAAACCGCAGAGCAGACCGTGCAGAACATGCACGCGTACCTCAAAGAGTACCCCCAAGCCTTAGAAGCTGTTGAGAACCTCTCAGCGATTTTGGAGTTGATAACAGCAGGCGGCTGCGAAATCGAAAACGTAGAACCCGCATTTGCCAGAGGATTAGAGTACTACACAGGCATGATTTTCGAAGTCTACGTCCCACAACTCGACATTGCATTGGGCGGAGGCGGACGCTACGATAAACTCATCGAAGCCTTCGGGGGCGAACCAACCCCCGCGGTAGGCATGGCAGCAGGCATAGACCGCACCGCACTAGCAATGCAAAGCCAGCAAACCCAGCTAAACACCAAACAGAAGAAGCGGGTAGTGGTTATTCCCATTAAGGACGCCCAGAAAAAAGAGGCGTTTAGGATTGCACAGATGCTCAGGGACGCGGATGTACCAGCAGAGTTTGAAGTCATGGGCAGAAAAATGGGCAAAGCCTTAGAAGACGCCGACAAACGAAACATGGACTACGCCGTTTTGGTTGGCGAAAGAGAACTCCAAGAAGGCAAAGTTACAGTCAAAGACCTAAAGCAAAGAACACAAACCCAAGTGCAAATCCCACAACTGCCAGAGGAACTTGGAAAATAA
- a CDS encoding DEAD/DEAH box helicase: MRIEELSDFGLSQTIIDRLSHIGFESLTKAQEEAVHLGLFDGKNLLVSAPTNTGKTFIGELAALNASKKQDRKSFFLVPLRALAEQMYKDFEDKYADWGLKTAISTSDHYEFDNELLSFDVIIATYEKLNSLIMKRPKILDNIGLVVIDEIQHIGDNARGLSLEMLLTRLILFTNDIQIIGLSATITNADVFAKWLNCQLINIQERDVELREGILYTGTNPVKFRGHSLNNRDFLYREFNSGKIGVEKGLMMQTYDEIVQTSKTEQCLVFVNTQGKAEELAEGLAREMPRFPQLEHELEELDELLEATPTTAKLKKVVPHGVSFHHSGLLADERRFVEKEFKNGGIRIICSTPTLSAGVNTPAKNVVILFIRYYNGQPLSVSSYKNISGRAGRLRGLDQIGRSALLASDERNLEYLWDNYVNTKPERITSQIAKSDGLDCSLLQLISSATCSNIDELAFCLQNTLFGFQFATDRPATYEREIAEMIMKELTVLKNGGLVNENGKLEATEIGLRCAEELLTPKAVILLYTILQASETKFSKGNYESITEGIIHLCCCTDVAERVYPPKSQAETQELQAIWTMHNDVFIHKPAISIFLTSLRTTRMLLRWIEGAQYVELSQYAPPGTINKVASNIQWILHGLAHLAERPLFNFDDDFVNFLYDLSERICFGVPKEALPIIRLRIQGIHRRRAMNLVKAGFVNIDSILGAAVEELAKVPNIGNALALRIKEAVETYIKNEAERKKSIQIRLTKKMGKETGVILGLYDTHGDDLARHLSQIFVAEFGLNSQFIGDKDQHGPDVLVTVPDGLIAVEVKRKERGRVSAIEAEEILGKGAKYSPIISMTIGYPDFVEVAKANAISSKVTMISAPIIGDMVVQFWQGKLTTDKIIELFKSNKALHGITPDDL; encoded by the coding sequence ATGCGTATTGAAGAACTATCTGATTTTGGTCTCAGTCAAACGATAATTGACCGACTTAGCCACATAGGTTTTGAAAGCCTCACAAAAGCACAGGAAGAAGCAGTTCACTTAGGTCTTTTTGACGGCAAAAACCTTCTTGTTAGTGCTCCAACAAATACTGGTAAAACGTTCATAGGAGAACTTGCAGCTCTAAACGCTTCAAAGAAACAAGACCGAAAGAGTTTCTTTTTAGTGCCTTTGCGAGCATTAGCTGAACAAATGTACAAGGACTTTGAAGATAAATATGCTGATTGGGGGCTAAAAACAGCAATCTCTACATCAGACCACTATGAATTTGATAATGAATTGCTTTCATTTGATGTAATAATTGCAACCTATGAAAAACTTAACTCATTAATAATGAAAAGGCCCAAAATTTTAGACAACATAGGTTTAGTTGTGATCGACGAAATACAACACATAGGCGATAATGCGCGAGGGCTTTCCCTCGAAATGCTGCTTACACGGTTAATTTTATTTACAAACGACATTCAAATTATCGGACTGTCTGCTACAATAACAAATGCCGATGTGTTCGCAAAATGGCTCAATTGTCAGTTAATAAATATTCAAGAGAGAGATGTTGAGCTTAGAGAAGGTATTCTTTACACCGGAACAAATCCTGTAAAATTTCGCGGACATAGCCTCAATAATAGAGATTTCTTATACAGAGAATTTAATTCTGGGAAAATCGGGGTGGAAAAAGGTTTAATGATGCAGACATATGACGAAATTGTACAAACAAGCAAAACAGAACAGTGTTTGGTTTTTGTTAACACACAAGGTAAGGCCGAGGAACTTGCTGAAGGTTTGGCGAGGGAGATGCCGAGATTTCCTCAACTTGAACATGAATTGGAAGAACTTGATGAGTTGTTGGAGGCAACACCTACTACTGCTAAGCTAAAGAAAGTGGTTCCACATGGTGTATCTTTTCATCATTCCGGTTTACTAGCCGATGAGCGTAGATTTGTAGAGAAGGAGTTTAAAAATGGTGGTATTAGAATAATTTGTTCTACTCCAACTCTGTCTGCTGGAGTCAATACGCCTGCAAAGAATGTAGTGATTCTTTTCATAAGATATTACAATGGTCAACCGCTTTCAGTATCCAGTTACAAAAATATTTCAGGAAGAGCTGGAAGGTTAAGGGGGCTAGACCAGATTGGGCGATCAGCTTTATTGGCTTCTGATGAAAGAAATTTGGAATATCTCTGGGATAATTATGTAAATACTAAACCTGAAAGGATTACTTCTCAAATTGCTAAGAGCGATGGTTTGGATTGTTCTTTATTACAGTTGATAAGCTCTGCAACTTGTTCTAACATAGATGAATTAGCTTTCTGCCTTCAAAACACGCTTTTTGGTTTTCAATTTGCTACTGATAGACCAGCGACTTATGAACGCGAAATAGCAGAAATGATAATGAAAGAACTAACCGTTTTAAAAAACGGTGGCTTAGTTAATGAAAATGGTAAATTAGAGGCTACTGAGATAGGTTTGAGATGCGCTGAAGAGCTTCTTACACCAAAAGCAGTAATTCTTCTTTATACAATTCTTCAAGCAAGCGAAACAAAGTTTTCCAAGGGTAATTATGAATCAATTACTGAGGGAATTATTCATCTCTGCTGTTGTACTGATGTGGCTGAAAGAGTATATCCCCCTAAAAGTCAAGCTGAAACACAAGAATTGCAGGCAATATGGACCATGCATAACGATGTGTTCATTCACAAACCTGCTATATCTATCTTCCTAACGAGTTTGAGAACTACCCGAATGCTTTTAAGGTGGATAGAGGGAGCGCAATATGTCGAATTAAGCCAATATGCGCCTCCCGGTACAATCAATAAGGTTGCCAGCAATATTCAATGGATTCTTCACGGTCTCGCTCACTTAGCAGAGAGGCCTCTTTTCAATTTTGATGATGATTTTGTTAATTTCCTATATGACTTGTCGGAACGGATTTGTTTTGGTGTTCCAAAAGAAGCACTTCCGATAATCAGGTTAAGGATTCAGGGTATACATCGAAGACGTGCCATGAATCTGGTTAAGGCAGGCTTCGTTAATATTGATAGTATTCTTGGAGCTGCAGTTGAAGAGTTGGCGAAAGTACCCAATATTGGAAATGCTTTAGCTCTGAGAATAAAAGAGGCGGTTGAAACCTATATTAAAAATGAGGCAGAGCGAAAGAAATCTATTCAAATTAGACTTACCAAGAAAATGGGTAAGGAAACAGGCGTAATTCTAGGTCTTTATGACACTCACGGGGATGACTTAGCAAGACACTTGTCCCAGATATTTGTTGCTGAGTTTGGTCTAAACTCTCAATTTATTGGAGACAAAGACCAGCACGGTCCAGACGTCCTGGTTACTGTTCCAGATGGATTAATTGCCGTTGAAGTAAAACGGAAAGAACGTGGAAGAGTTTCAGCTATTGAGGCCGAAGAAATTCTCGGAAAAGGTGCAAAGTATAGCCCCATAATAAGCATGACTATAGGTTATCCAGATTTCGTTGAGGTTGCAAAGGCTAATGCTATTAGTTCAAAAGTGACCATGATATCCGCTCCCATTATTGGTGATATGGTAGTTCAGTTTTGGCAGGGTAAACTCACAACTGACAAAATAATTGAGTTGTTTAAATCCAACAAAGCTCTGCATGGCATAACTCCTGATGACCTTTAA